A genome region from Ursus arctos isolate Adak ecotype North America unplaced genomic scaffold, UrsArc2.0 scaffold_18, whole genome shotgun sequence includes the following:
- the SPAG8 gene encoding sperm-associated antigen 8: METPESTKGSRSRSLDIQPDAGGPRSTSEQFPSGGRPRSALGAATTAAAAAPTAKTDALSTKTLARYSEPSVLMDRSSDSLPGEPCPGASFTHKTGHRTLDFEPVHVSRFTQDPCTTKDLSSSPGPVPGSSSGPGHGSGPGCDSGQGTGPATDSGPSPDGGHDPELSPYNLPSFRNLGTELVPNYASWNHYCHREPQKQPWKFLQVSEPSARGQWKTPQAEGKCRDLNETLPRGHCLLYNWEEERATNHLDQVPSMQDGSESFFFRHGHQGLLTLQLQSPMSFSTTQKDSYQPSRNYYQPIRGKREAMLEMFLHHQICKEVQAEQEPTRKHSEVESVTHHDYRKELVHAGPPAPTKPHDYRQEQPETFWIQRAPQLPGVSNIKTLDTPFRKNCSFSTPVPLSLGQPLPYEPEDYSHQLGEISSLACQGEQGGEMHRTII; encoded by the exons ATGGAGACCCCTGAGTCTACCAAGGGATCGCGGTCTCG ATCTTTGGACATACAGCCTGACGCTGGAGGGCCCAGGTCTACTTCAGAACAGTTTCCTTCGGGTGGCCGTCCTAGGTCGGCCCTGGGAGCCGCAACTACTGCAGCTGCAGCGGCCCCCACCGCCAAAACCGATGCATTATCTACGAAGACCCTAGCGCGCTACTCTGAGCCGAGCGTTCTCATGGACCGCTCCTCTGACAGCCTTCCTGGGGAGCCCTGCCCTGGAGCCAGCTTTACCCACAAGACAGGCCATAGGACACTTGACTTTGAGCCCGTCCATGTTTCCCGTTTCACTCAGGATCCCTGTACTACAAAGGACCTTAGCTCTAGTCctggccctgttcctggctccaGTTCTGGCCCTGGCCATGGGTCTGGCCCTGGCTGTGACTCTGGTCAAGGCACTGGTCCTGCCACTGACTCTGGACCTAGTCCAGACGGTggccatgaccctgagctcagcCCCTACAATCTCCCAAGCTTCAGAAACCTTGGGACAGAGCTAGTCCCAAATTATGCCTCCTGGAATCACTACTGCCACCGGGAACCTCAGAAACAACCCTGGAAATTTTTGCAAGTCTCAGAACCTAGTGCCCGAGGGCAATGGAAGACCCCCCAGGCTGAAGGAAAGTGTAGGGATCTCAATGAAACACTGCCACGTGGCCACTGCCTTCTCTACAACTGGGAGGAGGAG AGAGCCACCAACCACCTGGATCAAGTCCCAAGCATGCAGGATGGCTCTGAGAGTTTCTTCTTCCGACATGGACACCAGGGACTGCTGACGCTGCAGCTACAGTCACCCATGTCCTTCAGCACCACCCAGAAAGACTCATACCAGCCCTCACGAAACTACTATCAGCCAATTCGAG GAAAGCGTGAAGCCATGCTGGAGATGTTCCTGCACCATCAGATCTG TAAAGAGGTGCAGGCAGAGCAGGAACCCACAAGGAAGCACTCTGAGGTCGAGTCTGTGACACACCATGACTACCGAAAGGAGCTGGTACACGCTGGGCCTCCTGCCCCAACCAAG CCTCACGACTACCGTCAGGAGCAGCCTGAAACCTTCTGGATACAGAGGGCACCACAGCTACCG GGTGTCAGTAACATCAAGACACTGGACACGCCATTCCGGAAGAACTGCAGTTTCTCAACCCCAGTGCCTTTGTCTCTGGGGCAGCCTTTGCCCTATGAACCTGAGGATTATTCCCACCAACTGGGAGAAATATCTTCCCTTGCCTGTCAGGGAGAACAGGGTGGTGAAATGCATAGAACTATTATCTAA